The genomic segment catattatttttatacaactcaGTTATGTTTATTAGAGAACTACTTGATTTGAAATAACCTTAAAGCtagttttctaaattataagtaggtactaggaaTATAATTATCcggataattaatattaatagaaattcAGTCAGCCgattgagttattaaaatgttcagttgttcaaatgtaaatagtaattattaaataatgatttttgtatacattttgaataagcagtaacaaattattgttgaaagcacatcattatattgttttaattaaaaataactttacatcataatacattaataaaatatagattataatattacattcaaattaaaaacaacatttttcttctaaataataagtttagaCAGTTTAGTCAATAAAAGTACCTACGAATTGTTCAAACAATTAAATctgtaacttaaaatattattaactcgtTATTACTCAGCCATGCCTATTTGTATTAGCATGGTTGGTCAGAGctaaaatttaagtaatatactaACACCGGGCATCTGGCACTTTATTAAGACCGTCGTCAGCAACTGTTACAATTTGTATATCCTTGTACTGCGTaagtaagaatataatattttaattatcacaaTAACATTAAGCTCGCTTTATAACTCACAAATACAGTAAAAAATCCTTATAACGCACTCGTTATAAGATGGAAATCTccttaaaatggaaaatatcaTCAGTtaggcataaatataatataccaaatattatatggctatatccCGTATATTTTAGACTTCCTATAATGGAAACATCTATTGGAATTACGGAAAAATCAGTTGGTACCGAGACATTCCGTTATAAGGAGGTTttattgtgttcatatttaatataatatttatattatttttccaaaaattattgtgtttattcaGGCCTATCATTAACAAATCTTACCGTTCAAAtagtttgataaattaattaaaataatatgatcgttGTAATGCAGTAAGTCTTACCCAACATCCGATATTTATGTTCACTTTGAAATCGTATTCAGACATccactaaaatgtttaattgtaagtacctacttacctactatGGTCCACCATTCGTATGATTATTCACACGTAAGTTATacaaagtataggtatattaggttTAAGGGGGAAAtacaatcttatatttttataataaatatgttgcaccaattttgttatgttattatgttaatcataattttttcaactttttagttaataattattaatacaattacatCCAGTGAAATTATCAAAAGATCCTACAGGCTACCACCTTGTAATATTCAAGTCCGCCTCTTTAAGTGTTGTACCACGGCGTACtgtataggcaatataggtacGTCACTGCATCGAGGaacaatattctaaaatatttaacccATTgacataatcaatataatattattattgctattaatttattatattatatttaaggtcatttaaactaataaattaaactattcaCAAATTTGCatgatataattacaataatgcgCATGctactttatattttgtattgtaagcTACAAGGCTGGCCAAGGTAaccatttgttaaattttaagacAGAAAACGTTTAAAGAAGTTTTGAGTTATCTCATTTTCTTTacttaattaagttataaagttCTACAGAAActtactattaattaatcaacAAACTTAAgctaattttactttttaatatattaaaagccaATTGAGgtagatttaattaataaatatcattagaaACAGGTAATTgcagtaataaaataacttacttGTGGTGTAGTTATGCGATTTCATATCATTATGACGACAGTTTACATGTTTCTCTTAAGATTGAGAACCCTCAAACCAAACCAAACCAAAGAACTGGTGTTTTCAGCTTAAGCCCCCGAAATAACCTTGTAAAAAAACAGGTTGTTCCAAGACTCTagtgaaaataatgatataattattattacactacaACGACTGAATTTTCTCGTCCACAGGTGCACATGAGGAGGCATTCGGGCGAGAAGCCGTACGGGTGCATGTGGCCGGGCTGCACTTGGCGTTTCTCCCGATCCGACGAGCTTTCCCGGCATTGTCGGTCACACTCAGGAGTCAAGCCATACGGGTGCCACGTGTGCGACAAGCGGTTTTCGCGGTCCGACCACCTTGCCAAGCACGCGCGCGTACATCGCAAACGGATGGCCGCCGCGGCCGCCCGGCTGCAGTGGCCGCCTCAACAGTGCCAGAAGCGCACCGCCGTACAACTAACCGCGGCCACCACGGTTAACACCTCCGTAACCACCTCACCGGTCACCAGACGTCAGTGATAACGTGGCGGCCGTCTGATGTGGTTGTGCCAACGACGTGCCTGCGAATTAAACACTGCAGAAATCCACCCAACACTACTGATGCAGattctaatattatacacaggCTGATTAACCAGACGTGTTCACCtccattttcacaatttttcactattaataacgaatttattaaaattcatatttttacaatttttaataggtacaattttatgaCATCACATTGAAAGTGTCCTGTGGTGATTCAAACTTCTCAAATCAGAgcttttattattgtacatttttaagcaTACCTAGTAAGTTtacgattttgtgaaaaatagtACCGCGATTGTATCGCCGCAAGACACTTCTTAGATGGTATAAAAATGCTAATGAATCATTCTGTGTACATATTCTTCTGCATCGCAACACTACCACAATAAtgtcacaataaattattgcaatgtatatattatatattaatcatcATGATCTGTGCAAACacgaattatacaaaaaatacacaatataacttACTGATATCTTCgtgtgtattacatttttaagtggCAAGTATGCACTCACAATTGTCTTATTTTAGAATACGTTTGTTCATATCGATATTCACGTGATTCTGATATTTCGGGCATGTAGAAAGTCCGGATcgtactttttttaaaactccaTCCGCAGAAATGCCTTTGAACTGTTTCAAATGCAAAACAAATCCTGTCGTAGGGCTTTCACAGAGTCTAGTATAGATATTTACCGTCTGGTTTAAGACGACAATCGAACGTAGTAAAAATGAAACACATTATTTGTACTATTTATTGCAAACAAAAAACTATGAAACACGTTATTATTTGGTGTGTCACCTATTGAAATACAAGTTCGAAATACACTGCAGGAAGGGCAGTAAGGCCAATcgataaaaaacattaaatgctGCAGCGATTTTTGTTCAAGTTGATATTACAGTTTTTCCATAGTTCCCGCGAAACAGATAGTGCATAAAACAACCAAAgacgttatatataataaaattcagtTAATTTCTTCTTTGCTGGAACTATGAAAAAACTGTAATacaaacttgaaaaaaaaaaaattgaaaaacagcTAGAGATTTTTTTCGCTGCGGCAGGCGATTTGAATATGAAACGTTCACGGTCCcaagattatatttttcatgGAACGGAATGTATCTACTAGGCTTTTTCAACGATATAGATATGGCgaacatttttcgaaaatttaaatatcggtAATCGTAATATATcgtacaatattgaatatttacttcgttatcgaaattaatttttaatttttaactaatggACCCGGTCATTGGGTATCCGGGTTACCGGAAACCAACTGATTTTAACGCCAaagtacttgtataatatatttaaaaaacaatttttttgagtCAACGATATTTTGGAATATCGACACctacatttttttcgatatcgtGCTCAATATCGCACAAAGCAAAACG from the Acyrthosiphon pisum isolate AL4f chromosome X, pea_aphid_22Mar2018_4r6ur, whole genome shotgun sequence genome contains:
- the LOC103310848 gene encoding Krueppel-like factor 15 isoform X1 → MVLLDFCIVDPSKTFWDDPKMYLDDPGLDTLLSLTAEELLPCNDQDDETSYDDEDSKGNLPDTQRPRQPDRPSDVKQVLECTYPNCDKTYLKPSHLKVHMRRHSGEKPYGCMWPGCTWRFSRSDELSRHCRSHSGVKPYGCHVCDKRFSRSDHLAKHARVHRKRMAAAAARLQWPPQQCQKRTAVQLTAATTVNTSVTTSPVTRRQ
- the LOC103310848 gene encoding Krueppel-like factor 15 isoform X2, which codes for MYLDDPGLDTLLSLTAEELLPCNDQDDETSYDDEDSKGNLPDTQRPRQPDRPSDVKQVLECTYPNCDKTYLKPSHLKVHMRRHSGEKPYGCMWPGCTWRFSRSDELSRHCRSHSGVKPYGCHVCDKRFSRSDHLAKHARVHRKRMAAAAARLQWPPQQCQKRTAVQLTAATTVNTSVTTSPVTRRQ